The genomic stretch AGGCTCGTTCCTGACACAGGCCCTTGGCTCCATGTTCTTTGTCGCCCATCCGCACCCAGTCGCCAGCGCAGACGATCGACTCCACTGAGGTTTCCAAGGGTGGCCGTTTTCTAAAGCTGCCCGGAGAAAAGAGCGACACCGAGCCTGGATAGCGCCGTACCTCGGAATCAACCACCCTGGCATTGGTGAATTCTGGATGAGCGATGGGAAGCAGGTCGCGCGTGAGCCGATCGATGATCTCCTGATCGCTCATCGCTGCGATAGCCGATGCGTTGTAAAAGTCGCTGGCGACCACGGAGCCCTGGGGCCGCTCATCACCCCAGAGAGTCTGTTGAGCATCCTTGTGCAGCTGATCCAGCATGAAAAAAGTGCCCCCAGAGCCCTTCAGTGATTCGAAGCGGGAGAACACGTTGACTGGGTAAGCGATTGGAACATAACGATCCAGCCATAGACGTGCTGACACGACATCGATGGAACCAAGCGAAGCAGCGCCAACAAGCTGTGGTGCTGCCTTGCTGAGTTCTGGAGATTGAGCCATCAGAGACTTGAGCCCTTTTGCACCAACGGCCAAGACCAGAGCATCCACCTCGTCAATCACCTGAACTGCATTGGTAGCCACGTTCTTCACCTCAACCGAGCTGACCCGCCGCGAGTCAGACGACACATTCACCCGTCTCACCAACGTTCCCCCAAGAACCTGCAGATGATGGCGGGAGATCAGCCTTCGACTCAGAGGCGAAAACAGATGTTCAGCGATGCTTTTCGACTTGATCCAACGGACATCAAAAGAGTCTTGGTGGGCCAGGGCGTAGTAATAGAGGAGCTCCATGGTGACCGCGGCCGAAAGCTCTTCGGGCGGCTTGAACAAGCCAACCAGCAAGGTGGGGCGCAGGAACTCATTGATGAGCCGATCGCTGATGCCGAGCTTGACAAAGAGTGATTGCGCATCGAGATCGTCGTACCTCTGGAAAGTCTTGTCGCTGCGATAGAGGTCAAGCATCGCATAGAGAAGCCCTGCAATGCTGAGCCGGTCTTGAATGGGTAGTCGTGTGAAGTTGGTGATTGTCGCCACCATCTGGCCAAGGGGACTTGGCCATTGGGGTGCCTCTCCAAAGACAGGCGCTGTTGCTTCTAACCCATCGGGAGACCAGAAGGCACTGGTTGTGAAGTCAGTGAAGATATCACCAGCGCCGAGTTCATCGGTTAGGGCATTGATGTTGGGATAGTCTTTCCAAAAACCTCTGGTGCCTGCTTCGAAAGGTTTGCCGCTTTTGGTTGTGATTGGTGTACTGCCTGTTGGATCGGGCATCCCATCAATCAAGGTGACACGAATACCGGCTTCACAGAGTGCCTTGGCTGCGCCCCAACCAGCCCATCCGGCTCCGATGACGACGACATGGGATGGCCTTCCGCCGGGCATGGTCTCGTCTGGCATGGCTGCTACGAACGTCGGCTCATCTTCTGCAAGTTACTCAGAGAGTGATGGAGCTCGCCGTTCCGTCGTACCGCTTCTGATCTGGAGCGTTGGGAGAGGCGCGACGGATGCCATGAATGCTGCAGCGTGACTGTCTCAGGTGAATAATTCAATCTCCAGAATTTGGGAGATTTCGCAAGCACGTTGGCTACGTTTCAGCGAGTTCACCCTATATACCGCCTTGTTGAATACAATTTGATTGTTCTTTTGTTCGATTGATTTCGCTGGGTTCGGGTGGGCTCGACTGACAGCTGACTGCGAAGCATGCAACCGGTAGCCCTCCAGCAGCCAGGGGAACGACCGCCCGCTGCGCTCGCTTCTCCAGCCGCAGTGCCCGCTCCGCTGGTGGATGGCGCGGGTAGGGACGGTCGCCCACGGTCGCCCGTGCGGCTGGCCTACAGCCGGGGCTTGCAGCCGTGAGCTACAGCCAGGAGCGGTAGCGGCTGCGGTGGCGCCGTGCTGCAGTCCTATGGCCGCTGCTGCTGAACTGAGGGCTGGAGCCATCTCGCCGCCGCCGCACCCAGACGCCGCGGCGAATCAGACGAGAGTCCTCTGAATTGGCGCGGCGTGCAGCCACGATCGACCCATAGCCCTTCTTGTGTCGGCGCTGG from Synechococcus sp. CBW1107 encodes the following:
- a CDS encoding FAD-dependent oxidoreductase, with the translated sequence MPDETMPGGRPSHVVVIGAGWAGWGAAKALCEAGIRVTLIDGMPDPTGSTPITTKSGKPFEAGTRGFWKDYPNINALTDELGAGDIFTDFTTSAFWSPDGLEATAPVFGEAPQWPSPLGQMVATITNFTRLPIQDRLSIAGLLYAMLDLYRSDKTFQRYDDLDAQSLFVKLGISDRLINEFLRPTLLVGLFKPPEELSAAVTMELLYYYALAHQDSFDVRWIKSKSIAEHLFSPLSRRLISRHHLQVLGGTLVRRVNVSSDSRRVSSVEVKNVATNAVQVIDEVDALVLAVGAKGLKSLMAQSPELSKAAPQLVGAASLGSIDVVSARLWLDRYVPIAYPVNVFSRFESLKGSGGTFFMLDQLHKDAQQTLWGDERPQGSVVASDFYNASAIAAMSDQEIIDRLTRDLLPIAHPEFTNARVVDSEVRRYPGSVSLFSPGSFRKRPPLETSVESIVCAGDWVRMGDKEHGAKGLCQERAYVCGLEAGNSLIRRKIVNGADQSHPVLPIRADEPQVVLGRALNKLVMDPIEALGLKLPWFNS